A section of the Salvelinus fontinalis isolate EN_2023a chromosome 33, ASM2944872v1, whole genome shotgun sequence genome encodes:
- the LOC129831970 gene encoding suppressor of cytokine signaling 5-like: MSQPKESGDRGKDRERGARPKVRQSRSEERRDAGGRGKKKGQTSREQQAAERPVSDGFQYGDLLTGLEPRDRCSSSPLKEGRRWQGLEGVTSLSQDRGTARLAQGTPEPPASEAEGRGAGGSRTLRQKIQDAMGQCFPIKTNTPSPSSSSSTQQVFMPQAAAAAGAASSRRKIHLSELMLDDCPFAAGTELAQKWYLIKQHTAPISTPPIVDTLVVSTSASASNMAAVVEDVDDRLRERRRISIEQGVEPPPNAEIHTFEVTAQINPLYKLGPKLAHGMNELAGDDRATIHQQQQLLLQRQQQHQLLLQSCLDTLDEVVAVAASSSASASALVPVCEAASVPDLVDDPEVTASLQPTRAAVPQAEGPPTQDGYRIHTQIDYIHCLVPDLLQITNLPCYWGVMDRYEAETLLEGKPEGTFLLRDSAQEDYLFSVSFRRYGRSLHARIEQWNHNFSFDVHDPSVFHAPTVTGLLEHYKDPNSCMFFEPLLSNPIHRTLPFSLQHVCRAVISSRTTYDGINVLPIPNTLKKHLKEYHYKQRVRVRRMDTWWE; this comes from the coding sequence ATGTCTCAACCGAAGGAGTCAGGCGATCGTGGGAAAGACAGGGAGCGGGGCGCCCGTCCCAAGGTGAGACAGAGCCGGtctgaggagagaagagatgcTGGTGGAAGAGGAAAGAAAAAAGGCCAGACATCCCGTGAGCAGCAAGCTGCGGAACGGCCTGTCAGCGATGGGTTTCAGTATGGGGACCTGCTGACTGGTCTGGAGCCCAGAGACCgctgctcctcctctcccctgaagGAGGGCAGGAGATGGCAGGGCCTGGAGGGGGTCACTTCACTCAGCCAGGACAGGGGGACAGCCAGGCTGGCACAGGGGACACCTGAGCCACCAGCCAGTGAGGCTGAGGGCAGGGGGGCAGGTGGCAGTCGCACACTCCGCCAAAAGATCCAGGATGCCATGGGGCAGTGTTTCCCCATAAAGACCAACACTCCATCGCCATCATCGTCCAGTTCCACTCAGCAGGTCTTTATGCCACAAGCTGCAGCTGCTGCAGGGGCTGCCTCCTCGCGGCGCAAGATCCACCTTAGTGAACTCATGCTGGACGACTGTCCCTTCGCTGCAGGCACCGAGCTGGCTCAGAAGTGGTACCTCATCAAGCAGCACACAGCCCCCATCTCCACACCACCTATAGTGGACACCTTGGTGGTCAGCACTAGTGCCTCTGCCTCAAACATGGCCGCCGTGGTGGAGGATGTGGATGACCGGTTGCGAGAGCGCAGGCGCATCAGCATCGAGCAAGGCGTAGAGCCACCTCCCAACGCAGAGATCCACACGTTTGAGGTGACAGCCCAGATCAACCCTCTGTACAAGCTGGGGCCCAAACTGGCCCATGGTATGAATGAGCTTGCAGGGGATGACAGGGCTACCATTCACCAGCAACAGCAGCTGCTTCTCCAGAGGCAACAGCAGCACCAGCTCCTGCTGCAGAGCTGTCTGGACACTCTGGATGAGGTGGTGGCTGTGGCCGCCTCCTCTTCTGCCTCAGCATCTGCCTTGGTCCCTGTCTGTGAGGCTGCTTCTGTCCCTGACCTTGTGGATGACCCTGAGGTCACAGCCAGCCTCCAGCCAACCAGAGCTGCCGTCCCCCAGGCTGAGGGTCCCCCTACTCAGGACGGCTATCGCATCCACACCCAGATCGACTACATTCACTGTCTGGTGCCTGACCTGCTGCAGATCACTAACCTACCCTGCTACTGGGGTGTGATGGACCGCTATGAGGCCGAGACTCTGCTGGAGGGCAAGCCAGAGGGCACCTTCCTCCTCCGCGACTCAGCCCAGGAAGACTACCTCTTCTCTGTCAGCTTCCGCCGCTATGGCCGCTCACTGCACGCCCGCATCGAGCAGTGGAACCACAACTTCAGCTTCGACGTGCACGACCCAAGTGTGTTCCACGCGCCCACCGTCACAGGGCTGTTGGAGCACTACAAGGACCCCAACTCCTGCATGTTCTTCGAGCCTCTGCTGTCCAACCCCATCCACCGCACCCTGCCCTTCAGCCTGCAGCACGTGTGCAGGGCGGTGATCAGCAGCCGCACCACCTACGACGGCATCAACGTGCTGCCCATCCCCAACACCCTGAAGAAACACCTGAAGGAGTACCATTACAAGCAAAGGGTGAGGGTACGGAGGATGGACACCTGGTGGGAATAA
- the LOC129831969 gene encoding protein Smaug homolog 2-like isoform X2 — MMFRDQVGILTDWFKGWNECEQTVALLSLLKRASRTQARFLHICLEHWLADCTEIHILEAEANNADIVSQWHQEPMEKAVSLLLSHLPLLQPRNSEAKCEYMKLLQKVLSYTIESSLFVEESRQLLSYALIHPATTLDDRTSLAMWLNHLEEHLSSGYPAPSSRPPYHPRQGSDEWPGSAEGLDPGHGWLDKPPSSSSSPAGQNGHMSFQGGMLSPINSNNAGMGQMGQPSPLKRSLSLIPSSPQVCGADWLSQDDLGGRQAFDHAPLSPQSSVASSGSEQTEDQGSRNTFQEDGSGMKDVPMWLKSLRLHKYAALFSQMTYEEMMILTEHHLESQNVTKGARHKIALSVQKLRERPSVLKSLEKDILEGGNLRNALQELQQIIITPIKVYSYSPPSVSHRDMERTGSPSEHSNPGEDKDLAQEGFHNPPPCDGESSATPISDRDIAGQFTRVMGKVCTQLLVSRPDEENISCYLQLIEKCLTHEAFTETQRKRLVSWKQQVLKLLRLFPRKAMLDMPVYRQKGWAYGSNSLPTAGSVSAGGLARRGQRSFQMPPRGLTAGRMGLLSPGGIGVASPRHTLTSPTLPGHGRQNLWFANPGGSNSMPSQSRSSVQRTHSLPVHTSPQTMLLFQQQECQVPGADLEINPTLESLCLSMTEHALGDGMDRTSTI; from the exons ATGATGTTCCGAGACCAGGTGGGCATCCTGACGGACTGGTTCAAGGGCTGGAACGAGTGTGAGCAGACGGTGGCGCTTCTTTCCTTGCTGAAGAGAGCGTCTCGTACCCAGGCCCGCTTCCTGCACATCTGCCTGGAGCACTGGCTGGCAGACTGCACTGAGATCCACATCCTGGAGGCTGAGGCCAACAATGCAG ACATTGTGAGCCAGTGGCACCAGGAGCCCATGGAAAAGGCGGTGTCCCTGCTGCTGTCCCACCTACCCCTGCTGCAGCCCCGCAACAGCGAGGCCAAGTGTGAGTACATGAAGCTGCTGCAGAAGGTGCTGAGCTATACCATCGAGAGCAGCCTGTTTGTGGAAGAGAGCAGACAGCTGCTGTCCTACGCCCTCATCCACCCGGCCACCACCCTGGACGACCGCACCTCGCTGGCCATGTGGCTCAACCACCTGGAGGAGCACCTCTCCAGCGGCTACCCAGCGCCCTCCTCCCGGCCCCCCTACCACCCCCGCCAGGGTTCAGATGAGTGGCCGGGCTCCGCGGAGGGCCTGGACCCTGGCCACGGCTGGCTGGACAAGcccccctcctccagctcctcccctGCAGGGCAGAATGGACACATGTCTTTCCAGGGTGGGATGCTCTcgcccatcaacagcaacaacgcAG GCATGGGTCAGATGGGCCAGCCCAGTCCTCTGAAGAGGTCCTTGTCCCTGATCCCCTCCAGTCCCCAGGTCTGTGGCGCAGATTGGCTGAGCCAGGACGATCTGGGGGGACGACAGGCCTTTGACCACGCGCCCCTGTCCCCCCAGAGTAGTGTTGCATCCTCAGGCAGCGAGCAGACTGAGGACCAGGGCTCCAGAAACACCTTCCAGGAGGACGGCAGTGGCATGAAAG ATGTGCCCATGTGGCTGAAGAGCCTTCGTCTTCATAAGTACGCAGCACTTTTCTCCCAGATGACTTATGAGGAGATGATGATTCTGACAGAGCACCACCTGGAGTCACAG AATGTGACCAAAGGTGCGCGGCACAAGATAGCCCTGAGTGTCCAGAAGCTGCGAGAGAGGCCAAGCGTTCTCAAGTCTTTAGAGAAG GATATACTGGAGGGGGGCAACCTGCGTAACGCCCTACAGGAGCTACAGCAGATTATCATCACCCCCATCAAGGTCTACAGCTACAGCCCTCCCAGTGTTTCCCACAGAGATATGGAGCGGACTGGATCCCCCTCAGAGCACTCCAACCCTGGGGAGGACAAGGACCTGGCCCAGGAGGGCTTCCACAACCCCCCTCCCTGCGACGGGGAGTCCTCAGCCACACCCATCTCAGACCGCGACATTGCTGGCCAGTTCACGCGTGTCATGGGTAAAG TGTGCACTCAACTACTGGTGTCCAGGCCGGATGAGGAGAATATCAGCTGTTACCTGCAGCTCATTGAGAAATGTCTGACACATGAG GCTTTCACAGAGACTcagaggaagagactggtctCCTGGAAGCAGCAGGTTCTCAAACTGCTCCGCCTGTTCCCAAGAAAAGCCATGCTGGACATGCCTGTGTACCGACAGAAAGG cTGGGCATATGGTTCCAACTCCCTCCCCACAGCAGGCTCTGTGAGTGCTGGGGGTCTGGCGCGTAGGGGGCAGAGGTCATTCCAGATGCCCCCTCGTGGCCTCACTGCCGGGCGCATGGGTCTCCTGAGTCCAGGTGGCATCGGGGTGGCCTCCCCACGCCACACCCTCACCAGCCCCACACTGCCAGGCCACGGCAGACAG AACCTATGGTTTGCCAACCCTGGGGGCAGCAACAGCATGCCAAGCCAGAGTCGCAGCTCTGTGCAACGGACCCACTCACTCCCTGTCCACACCTCCCCGCAAACCATGCTCCTGTTCCAGCAGCAAG aaTGCCAAGTTCCAGGTGCAGACCTGGAGATCAACCCCACCCTGGAGTCACTGTGCCTCAGTATGACAGAGCATGCCTTAGGGG ATGGAATGGACCGAACATCAACAATATGA
- the LOC129831969 gene encoding protein Smaug homolog 2-like isoform X1, with product MMFRDQVGILTDWFKGWNECEQTVALLSLLKRASRTQARFLHICLEHWLADCTEIHILEAEANNADIVSQWHQEPMEKAVSLLLSHLPLLQPRNSEAKCEYMKLLQKVLSYTIESSLFVEESRQLLSYALIHPATTLDDRTSLAMWLNHLEEHLSSGYPAPSSRPPYHPRQGSDEWPGSAEGLDPGHGWLDKPPSSSSSPAGQNGHMSFQGGMLSPINSNNAGMGQMGQPSPLKRSLSLIPSSPQVCGADWLSQDDLGGRQAFDHAPLSPQSSVASSGSEQTEDQGSRNTFQEDGSGMKDVPMWLKSLRLHKYAALFSQMTYEEMMILTEHHLESQVCHRLSQNVTKGARHKIALSVQKLRERPSVLKSLEKDILEGGNLRNALQELQQIIITPIKVYSYSPPSVSHRDMERTGSPSEHSNPGEDKDLAQEGFHNPPPCDGESSATPISDRDIAGQFTRVMGKVCTQLLVSRPDEENISCYLQLIEKCLTHEAFTETQRKRLVSWKQQVLKLLRLFPRKAMLDMPVYRQKGWAYGSNSLPTAGSVSAGGLARRGQRSFQMPPRGLTAGRMGLLSPGGIGVASPRHTLTSPTLPGHGRQNLWFANPGGSNSMPSQSRSSVQRTHSLPVHTSPQTMLLFQQQECQVPGADLEINPTLESLCLSMTEHALGDGMDRTSTI from the exons ATGATGTTCCGAGACCAGGTGGGCATCCTGACGGACTGGTTCAAGGGCTGGAACGAGTGTGAGCAGACGGTGGCGCTTCTTTCCTTGCTGAAGAGAGCGTCTCGTACCCAGGCCCGCTTCCTGCACATCTGCCTGGAGCACTGGCTGGCAGACTGCACTGAGATCCACATCCTGGAGGCTGAGGCCAACAATGCAG ACATTGTGAGCCAGTGGCACCAGGAGCCCATGGAAAAGGCGGTGTCCCTGCTGCTGTCCCACCTACCCCTGCTGCAGCCCCGCAACAGCGAGGCCAAGTGTGAGTACATGAAGCTGCTGCAGAAGGTGCTGAGCTATACCATCGAGAGCAGCCTGTTTGTGGAAGAGAGCAGACAGCTGCTGTCCTACGCCCTCATCCACCCGGCCACCACCCTGGACGACCGCACCTCGCTGGCCATGTGGCTCAACCACCTGGAGGAGCACCTCTCCAGCGGCTACCCAGCGCCCTCCTCCCGGCCCCCCTACCACCCCCGCCAGGGTTCAGATGAGTGGCCGGGCTCCGCGGAGGGCCTGGACCCTGGCCACGGCTGGCTGGACAAGcccccctcctccagctcctcccctGCAGGGCAGAATGGACACATGTCTTTCCAGGGTGGGATGCTCTcgcccatcaacagcaacaacgcAG GCATGGGTCAGATGGGCCAGCCCAGTCCTCTGAAGAGGTCCTTGTCCCTGATCCCCTCCAGTCCCCAGGTCTGTGGCGCAGATTGGCTGAGCCAGGACGATCTGGGGGGACGACAGGCCTTTGACCACGCGCCCCTGTCCCCCCAGAGTAGTGTTGCATCCTCAGGCAGCGAGCAGACTGAGGACCAGGGCTCCAGAAACACCTTCCAGGAGGACGGCAGTGGCATGAAAG ATGTGCCCATGTGGCTGAAGAGCCTTCGTCTTCATAAGTACGCAGCACTTTTCTCCCAGATGACTTATGAGGAGATGATGATTCTGACAGAGCACCACCTGGAGTCACAGGTTTGTCATCGTTTGTCACAG AATGTGACCAAAGGTGCGCGGCACAAGATAGCCCTGAGTGTCCAGAAGCTGCGAGAGAGGCCAAGCGTTCTCAAGTCTTTAGAGAAG GATATACTGGAGGGGGGCAACCTGCGTAACGCCCTACAGGAGCTACAGCAGATTATCATCACCCCCATCAAGGTCTACAGCTACAGCCCTCCCAGTGTTTCCCACAGAGATATGGAGCGGACTGGATCCCCCTCAGAGCACTCCAACCCTGGGGAGGACAAGGACCTGGCCCAGGAGGGCTTCCACAACCCCCCTCCCTGCGACGGGGAGTCCTCAGCCACACCCATCTCAGACCGCGACATTGCTGGCCAGTTCACGCGTGTCATGGGTAAAG TGTGCACTCAACTACTGGTGTCCAGGCCGGATGAGGAGAATATCAGCTGTTACCTGCAGCTCATTGAGAAATGTCTGACACATGAG GCTTTCACAGAGACTcagaggaagagactggtctCCTGGAAGCAGCAGGTTCTCAAACTGCTCCGCCTGTTCCCAAGAAAAGCCATGCTGGACATGCCTGTGTACCGACAGAAAGG cTGGGCATATGGTTCCAACTCCCTCCCCACAGCAGGCTCTGTGAGTGCTGGGGGTCTGGCGCGTAGGGGGCAGAGGTCATTCCAGATGCCCCCTCGTGGCCTCACTGCCGGGCGCATGGGTCTCCTGAGTCCAGGTGGCATCGGGGTGGCCTCCCCACGCCACACCCTCACCAGCCCCACACTGCCAGGCCACGGCAGACAG AACCTATGGTTTGCCAACCCTGGGGGCAGCAACAGCATGCCAAGCCAGAGTCGCAGCTCTGTGCAACGGACCCACTCACTCCCTGTCCACACCTCCCCGCAAACCATGCTCCTGTTCCAGCAGCAAG aaTGCCAAGTTCCAGGTGCAGACCTGGAGATCAACCCCACCCTGGAGTCACTGTGCCTCAGTATGACAGAGCATGCCTTAGGGG ATGGAATGGACCGAACATCAACAATATGA